A single Campylobacter hyointestinalis subsp. hyointestinalis DNA region contains:
- a CDS encoding MOSC domain-containing protein: MKLHSLHIGKLHRVEEGKNIKVVFETGMLKDSINGEVFCTQMGFIGDCVSDTKNHGGLEKAVFANSLQNYAIWSKYLKKDMKIGFMGENLCIDGLDENKVCVGDIHKIGSLVLQVSQPRKPCFKISGVWDDKGFTKEIFKTGLTGWYYRVLEAGSAKRGDEIEIVKKDEVCMSVMEVNMLFYDPKNHLNLMDKFKRLKTLSSGWESVIAKRIKGVYDNSYMSEL; encoded by the coding sequence ATGAAGCTTCATTCTTTGCATATAGGCAAGTTGCATCGAGTAGAAGAGGGTAAAAACATAAAAGTCGTTTTTGAAACGGGTATGCTTAAAGATAGCATTAATGGTGAGGTTTTTTGCACTCAAATGGGCTTTATAGGCGATTGTGTAAGTGATACTAAAAACCATGGTGGACTAGAAAAAGCGGTTTTTGCAAATAGTTTGCAAAATTACGCTATTTGGTCGAAATATCTAAAAAAAGATATGAAGATCGGCTTTATGGGTGAAAACTTATGCATAGATGGACTAGATGAAAATAAAGTATGCGTGGGCGATATACACAAAATAGGTTCGCTTGTTTTACAAGTATCTCAGCCTAGAAAACCTTGTTTTAAGATATCTGGTGTTTGGGACGATAAAGGTTTTACTAAAGAGATATTTAAAACTGGGCTAACTGGCTGGTATTACCGTGTTTTAGAAGCAGGAAGCGCTAAACGCGGCGATGAGATAGAGATCGTAAAAAAGGACGAAGTTTGTATGAGCGTAATGGAAGTAAATATGCTTTTTTATGATCCAAAAAATCATCTAAATTTGATGGATAAATTTAAGAGATTAAAGACTTTAAGTAGTGGTTGGGAGAGTGTTATAGCAAAGCGTATAAAAGGTGTCTATGACAATTCTTATATGAGTGAGTTGTAA
- the sppA gene encoding signal peptide peptidase SppA: MQILKLIFSPFVAIFKFINTYFKTCVFLFIVALVLFSGDKVSNPNLTQISLNGAIVDEKTVLDQIYEAMDDESIKGVLFDVDSPGGALAPSIAISDALRELKAKKPVLAYASGTMASGSYYASIWADKIYANRGSFIGSIGVIMQGANIEELANKIGIKTQTIKAGEFKEAGAFYRAWSKAEKDELQNLVNKSYELFYGDVAKARKLNLNDVDIWANARVFLANDALKLGLIDGIKSYRDAKKELEILSGVENPIWKERPVFDKFISNFTKESANLMFRIFFGNEVR, from the coding sequence ATGCAAATTTTAAAGCTTATATTTTCGCCGTTTGTGGCTATTTTTAAATTTATCAATACGTATTTTAAAACGTGTGTTTTTTTGTTTATCGTAGCGCTTGTTTTATTTAGCGGCGATAAGGTTTCAAATCCAAATTTAACGCAGATATCTCTAAATGGCGCTATAGTTGATGAAAAAACGGTTTTAGATCAAATTTACGAAGCTATGGATGATGAGTCTATAAAGGGCGTTTTATTTGACGTAGATAGTCCAGGTGGCGCTTTGGCTCCTAGCATTGCCATAAGCGACGCTTTGCGTGAGCTAAAAGCCAAAAAACCGGTTCTTGCTTACGCGAGTGGAACTATGGCGAGTGGAAGTTATTACGCTAGTATTTGGGCGGATAAAATTTATGCAAACCGTGGAAGTTTTATAGGATCTATCGGCGTGATAATGCAAGGTGCAAATATAGAAGAGTTAGCAAATAAAATAGGCATCAAAACTCAAACCATAAAAGCCGGGGAATTTAAAGAAGCTGGTGCGTTTTATCGTGCGTGGAGTAAAGCAGAAAAAGATGAGCTTCAAAATTTGGTTAATAAAAGTTATGAGCTGTTCTACGGTGACGTAGCAAAAGCTAGAAAGCTAAATTTAAACGACGTGGATATTTGGGCTAATGCTAGAGTGTTTTTAGCAAATGACGCTCTAAAGCTTGGATTGATAGACGGAATCAAAAGCTATCGTGACGCTAAAAAAGAGCTTGAGATCTTAAGCGGAGTGGAAAATCCTATCTGGAAAGAGCGTCCGGTGTTTGATAAGTTTATATCGAATTTTACTAAAGAAAGTGCGAATTTAATGTTTAGAATATTTTTTGGAAATGAGGTGAGATGA
- the mqnF gene encoding aminofutalosine deaminase family hydrolase, translating to MKIIKAKYIITCNDEFDILQNMSIAFDEIIRSIGKFDELVLMYPDAEIFDFSNDIISAAFINPHTHLEFSSNVSSLDYGDFLLWLKSVISFRDSLSDEAKNLVMKEAITSILKSGVSTIGEISSFGKDTEICANSKARFVFFNEILGTNDKAIDECFDKFMTRFNASLEYKSDKFIPAISVHSPYSTHPELTKKALNLAREKDLLVSTHFLESEHEKMWLESGSGEFKSWLSSFTPNPTPLYSPSQFLANFSGVRALFTHCVWSDDYLEFFDKNLHSVTTCAVSNRLLGQRRLNLNKIIEQNLSLNIATDGLSSNISLNFFDELRAFLWTHCEFELNFLAKFALLASTNWAARALNLNLGILSSGRIADIAVYKGLDVRDSTQLATELILHTKEVKKLFIKGDECKF from the coding sequence ATGAAAATAATAAAAGCCAAATACATAATAACTTGCAATGATGAATTTGATATCTTGCAAAACATGAGCATCGCCTTTGATGAGATCATAAGATCTATAGGTAAATTTGATGAACTTGTTTTGATGTATCCAGACGCTGAAATTTTTGATTTTTCGAATGATATCATCTCTGCGGCGTTTATAAATCCACATACGCATTTGGAGTTTAGCTCTAATGTTTCAAGCCTTGATTATGGCGATTTCTTGCTTTGGTTAAAAAGCGTTATAAGCTTTAGAGATAGCTTAAGCGATGAGGCTAAAAACTTGGTCATGAAAGAAGCTATAACAAGCATCTTAAAAAGTGGAGTTAGCACGATAGGCGAGATCTCAAGCTTTGGAAAAGATACAGAAATTTGTGCGAATTCAAAAGCTAGATTTGTTTTTTTTAATGAAATTTTAGGTACAAATGATAAAGCAATAGATGAATGTTTTGATAAATTTATGACTAGATTTAATGCAAGTTTAGAGTATAAAAGCGATAAATTTATACCGGCTATCTCTGTCCATTCGCCATATTCTACGCACCCAGAACTTACTAAAAAAGCACTAAATTTAGCTAGAGAGAAAGATCTTTTAGTTAGCACTCATTTTTTAGAAAGCGAACATGAAAAAATGTGGCTAGAAAGTGGAAGCGGCGAGTTTAAATCTTGGTTATCAAGCTTTACTCCAAATCCCACTCCGCTTTACTCTCCAAGTCAATTTTTAGCGAATTTTAGCGGCGTGAGAGCGCTTTTTACTCACTGCGTTTGGAGTGATGATTATCTTGAGTTTTTTGATAAAAACTTACATAGCGTTACTACTTGCGCAGTCTCAAATAGGCTTTTAGGACAAAGAAGACTAAATTTAAATAAAATAATAGAACAGAATCTATCTTTAAATATCGCAACAGACGGGCTTAGCTCAAACATCAGTCTGAATTTTTTTGATGAACTTAGAGCGTTTTTATGGACACACTGTGAATTTGAGCTAAATTTCTTAGCTAAATTTGCTCTTTTGGCTTCTACAAACTGGGCGGCAAGGGCGCTAAATTTAAATTTAGGTATTTTATCTAGTGGAAGGATTGCTGATATAGCAGTATATAAAGGGCTTGATGTTAGAGATAGCACTCAGTTAGCAACTGAGCTCATACTGCATACAAAAGAAGTTAAAAAATTATTTATAAAGGGTGATGAATGCAAATTTTAA
- the aroQ gene encoding type II 3-dehydroquinate dehydratase, protein MKIMVIQGPNINMLGRRETNIYGVMSMEGIHEQMKTVADQANLDIEFFQTNFEGEIVDKIQECLGEFDGIIINPAGYTHTSVAIRDAISAVKLPTIEVHISNIHQREEFRQKSLIAPVCAGQIVGFGPVGYHLAMIGMIQIFEQIKAIKARSQNNA, encoded by the coding sequence ATGAAAATAATGGTTATACAAGGACCAAACATCAATATGTTAGGTCGCAGAGAGACAAATATTTACGGTGTTATGAGTATGGAAGGCATACACGAACAGATGAAAACGGTTGCTGATCAAGCAAATCTTGATATTGAGTTTTTTCAAACAAATTTTGAAGGTGAAATAGTAGATAAGATCCAAGAATGCCTAGGAGAATTTGATGGTATCATCATAAATCCAGCCGGCTATACTCATACTTCAGTAGCTATCCGCGACGCCATATCAGCGGTAAAACTTCCTACGATCGAAGTCCATATAAGCAACATCCACCAAAGAGAAGAATTCCGTCAAAAAAGCCTTATAGCGCCTGTTTGCGCAGGACAAATAGTAGGTTTTGGACCAGTAGGATACCATCTAGCTATGATAGGTATGATACAAATTTTTGAACAAATAAAAGCCATAAAAGCCAGATCACAAAATAATGCATAA
- a CDS encoding M24 family metallopeptidase: MHNFILKDENAVFYECGYSCDNEIYIKSKDDAFFLTDARYFIEAKQNVKNAIVVQTSRNIIKEARLLLRSLGIKDIDFNPADFSVLEYQSLSKNLGINFIAKNEFSKLKRMIKMKQEIETLLMAAKLGADKFDEFGEFINKFGLGMSEKELNFHAQNIFKDSGNLGLSFEPIVAINANAAKAHAMPTDTKLAEGDLLLVDAGVKFKRYCSDRTRTVCVQNGFKFDKNQKFRSNKQNDIFSIVKEAQNEAIKAIKPGILADEIDKAARRVIAKFGYEKEFFHSTGHGVGLDIHELPSINKTDKTVLKEGMVFSVEPGIYIENEFGVRIEDVVVVTENGCEIL; encoded by the coding sequence ATGCATAATTTTATCTTAAAAGATGAAAATGCCGTATTTTATGAGTGCGGATACAGTTGCGATAATGAAATTTATATAAAATCCAAAGATGATGCGTTTTTTTTAACGGACGCTAGATATTTTATAGAAGCAAAACAAAACGTTAAAAATGCCATCGTCGTACAAACAAGCAGAAATATAATAAAAGAAGCAAGGCTACTTTTAAGGTCTTTAGGCATAAAAGATATCGATTTTAATCCAGCGGATTTTAGCGTTTTGGAGTATCAAAGTTTAAGTAAAAACTTGGGTATAAATTTCATAGCAAAAAACGAATTCTCAAAGCTAAAAAGAATGATAAAAATGAAGCAAGAGATAGAAACTCTGTTGATGGCCGCAAAACTAGGGGCGGATAAATTCGATGAGTTTGGCGAGTTTATAAATAAATTCGGTCTTGGTATGAGTGAAAAAGAGCTAAATTTCCATGCTCAAAATATATTTAAAGATAGCGGAAATTTAGGACTTAGCTTTGAACCTATCGTAGCCATAAACGCAAACGCGGCAAAAGCTCACGCAATGCCTACTGATACAAAACTAGCAGAAGGCGATCTTTTATTAGTCGATGCCGGGGTAAAATTCAAAAGATATTGCTCAGATAGAACAAGAACAGTATGTGTGCAAAACGGTTTTAAATTTGATAAAAATCAGAAATTCAGATCAAATAAACAAAATGATATTTTTAGCATAGTAAAAGAGGCGCAAAACGAAGCGATAAAAGCGATAAAGCCTGGTATTTTAGCTGACGAGATAGACAAGGCAGCAAGAAGAGTTATAGCAAAATTTGGCTATGAAAAAGAGTTTTTTCACTCAACTGGACATGGCGTAGGGCTTGATATCCACGAGTTGCCAAGCATCAACAAAACAGATAAAACAGTACTTAAAGAAGGTATGGTCTTTAGCGTAGAACCAGGAATTTATATAGAAAACGAATTTGGTGTACGTATCGAAGACGTGGTGGTAGTAACGGAAAATGGATGTGAAATCTTATAA
- the folK gene encoding 2-amino-4-hydroxy-6-hydroxymethyldihydropteridine diphosphokinase, protein MDVKSYNNAFICNEARSVVRSHFFPNFKDGGNEFKNSFLLGIGGNVGDTKKRFELFLYKLKKDRRFFVKECSLILKNKAFGYTKQADFLNAVLLVKSSFYAADVLKIMQHYEKIFGRIRSFRNAPRTLDIDILYFDKKIRNSQRLILPHPGANDRLSVIIPIGSMKGI, encoded by the coding sequence ATGGATGTGAAATCTTATAATAACGCATTTATTTGCAATGAAGCTAGAAGCGTAGTAAGATCACATTTTTTCCCGAATTTCAAAGATGGTGGGAATGAGTTTAAAAACTCGTTTTTGCTAGGTATCGGAGGAAATGTGGGAGATACAAAAAAACGCTTTGAGCTTTTTTTGTATAAACTAAAAAAAGATAGAAGATTTTTCGTAAAAGAGTGTTCTTTGATACTTAAAAACAAAGCTTTTGGATATACTAAACAAGCTGATTTTTTAAATGCGGTCTTACTAGTCAAATCTTCTTTTTATGCTGCTGATGTTTTAAAAATTATGCAACATTACGAGAAAATTTTCGGTAGGATCAGGAGCTTTAGAAACGCTCCAAGAACTCTTGATATAGATATTTTGTATTTTGATAAAAAGATTAGAAATTCACAAAGACTGATTTTGCCTCATCCAGGAGCAAATGATAGACTCAGCGTGATAATTCCTATAGGATCGATGAAAGGAATATAA
- the flhF gene encoding flagellar biosynthesis protein FlhF produces the protein MATVLKTFTGESAIEALKKAKEECGESAMLVTTKQIQPKTLNKKPIYEILVSVEDTQKAAPSKESIESIKQQISAYTKLPESPKSDESVLLNISKAAKEISKAANINTNQNTNVSANEEYNKKIEDVAKQVNKLNDKISLIADMIWDDKSENRDDIAIPPEFSTIYKLAKQSGMKNEHLKSILEITIQNMPTSMKTNPTAVKRYFYSLLRNMLPCRNTGLDIKKQKIMMFVGPTGVGKTTTLSKLAYKFAHSGDIRYKTGIITLDTYRLGAVEQLFQYAKIMSIPILDAIELDDFKSALKSLSNCDLILIDTMGSSQYDRDKLIRLDNFLKGSGAKIDVNLVLSAGSKIEDLLEIYDNFSFLDIDTLIITKFDETKIFGNVFSLVYETNTPVSYFSTGQNVPDDIVEAKSEFLVECVLEGFNKGDDDGSSR, from the coding sequence ATGGCTACGGTGCTTAAAACCTTTACGGGCGAGAGTGCGATCGAGGCACTCAAAAAAGCAAAAGAAGAGTGCGGCGAGAGTGCTATGCTAGTGACTACTAAACAAATTCAGCCAAAAACTCTAAACAAAAAACCAATATATGAGATATTAGTAAGCGTAGAAGATACTCAAAAAGCAGCCCCTTCAAAAGAAAGTATAGAGAGTATAAAACAGCAAATTTCGGCTTATACGAAGTTGCCTGAGTCACCAAAAAGCGATGAAAGCGTTCTTTTAAATATCTCAAAAGCAGCAAAAGAGATCAGTAAAGCCGCAAATATAAATACAAATCAAAATACTAACGTAAGCGCAAATGAAGAATATAACAAAAAAATAGAAGACGTCGCCAAACAAGTAAATAAGCTAAATGATAAAATTTCGCTTATCGCAGATATGATCTGGGACGATAAAAGTGAGAATAGAGATGATATAGCCATTCCTCCGGAGTTTTCTACTATATATAAGCTTGCAAAACAAAGCGGTATGAAAAACGAGCATCTAAAATCTATCTTAGAGATAACTATACAAAATATGCCAACTTCCATGAAAACAAATCCTACTGCGGTAAAAAGATACTTCTATTCGCTTTTACGAAATATGCTACCTTGCAGAAATACAGGATTAGACATAAAAAAACAAAAAATAATGATGTTCGTAGGACCAACAGGAGTCGGAAAAACTACGACACTTTCAAAACTTGCTTATAAATTCGCTCACTCAGGCGATATCAGATATAAAACAGGGATCATCACTCTTGATACGTACAGACTAGGCGCCGTAGAACAGCTGTTTCAATATGCTAAGATAATGAGCATACCTATACTTGATGCCATAGAACTAGATGATTTTAAATCTGCATTAAAGAGTTTGAGTAACTGCGATCTTATACTCATAGACACTATGGGTAGTAGCCAGTACGATAGAGATAAGCTCATTAGACTTGATAATTTTTTAAAAGGAAGCGGAGCTAAAATAGACGTGAATTTAGTACTTTCCGCTGGTTCAAAAATAGAAGATCTATTAGAAATTTATGATAATTTTTCATTTTTAGATATAGATACTCTTATCATAACTAAATTTGACGAAACAAAAATATTTGGAAATGTTTTTTCGCTAGTTTATGAAACAAATACTCCAGTTAGCTATTTTTCAACAGGACAAAATGTGCCTGATGATATAGTAGAAGCGAAAAGCGAATTTTTGGTTGAGTGTGTTTTAGAAGGTTTTAACAAAGGAGATGACGATGGATCAAGCAGATAA